Proteins from one Thermococcus sp. M36 genomic window:
- a CDS encoding STT3 domain-containing protein, with protein MLAAVMFERFSRWKERVLEPRFALVLTAAVAGLIRLLPLRFKYLLGYDPYFHLAYIRYALEKGAWVNFFPYATGSWGYIISSFHPKGLWMTPAYVYKLLSPFGVSLYNAFRVTPVIFGVLTVVFIYLVALRLYGREEAFLSAFLLSVLFGHVFRSMAGYYRGDNYMLFSYSLALSGIALALSLRGPGWRYRRWAFYLALPPALAFSAASWQAYYPIFAIVLANALLLAVGGFVLRRNRYLADAAVIVILSLLGALLASWVGGHLGYGMVGPDRWVGKKLAEEFGLQAGFMKDVFLTAYVKYAVPAALAVILVLFLLSRLSLSRKQRGLVVLIGAVLLLWVFLRYLGTLDSVLETLFREAPIAETQRTSFNDWWTAYGIVGLVFPLFFLRFFRGTKPADFLLLGTAVVLLPMALIWTRFLFIASPAVALMAGIGLTSLWKLSGGLRGRLPPGKVRKAASIAVILLVAGVPAVAAYQGVKTTLSVHPLANEHWEEALAYLGEHSNPNDVVLTWWDEGHWVTYFSGRAPVAQGSPSGWVAKYYLGLAKDNGLMNLGVDYVIVSYDLLVKFGAVVDTAGGPSGYSLAVLPLVQTYGNMLVFSSGGYSVMAAPGRDSWDVKVNIGGAFLLPEGAFVEHGGSVKRVELSSRPTSNVYVYMNLDYGYAVLVNEKTLNTPLGRLMLTGDYPEGYTLLYSDGGLVKIFRFSHPNVVVTAGNGSVILKFENATGTGIGIFGYLDNGTLVFKKWYGVKGKDEFPLPDDLNGSVVIRYTYVQKKTVLDRGVFRIDDVLHGTGG; from the coding sequence ATGCTGGCTGCCGTCATGTTTGAGCGGTTTTCTCGCTGGAAGGAGCGGGTTCTCGAGCCCAGGTTCGCCCTAGTGCTGACGGCTGCTGTGGCCGGCCTGATAAGGCTCCTGCCGCTCCGCTTCAAATACCTCCTGGGCTACGACCCCTACTTCCACCTCGCCTACATACGGTACGCGCTGGAGAAGGGGGCGTGGGTGAACTTTTTCCCCTATGCTACCGGTTCTTGGGGATATATAATAAGTTCGTTCCACCCCAAGGGCCTCTGGATGACCCCGGCCTACGTTTACAAGCTCCTATCACCGTTCGGCGTTTCTCTCTACAACGCCTTCAGGGTGACCCCGGTTATCTTTGGTGTTCTCACGGTGGTCTTCATATACCTGGTGGCTTTGAGGTTGTACGGGAGGGAGGAGGCCTTCCTTTCCGCCTTTCTCCTCTCGGTTCTCTTCGGCCACGTCTTCCGCTCGATGGCCGGCTACTACCGCGGGGACAACTACATGCTGTTCTCATACTCCCTGGCCCTCTCAGGCATCGCCCTTGCGCTGTCGCTCCGGGGCCCGGGGTGGAGGTACAGGCGGTGGGCATTCTACCTCGCACTGCCCCCTGCCCTGGCCTTCTCCGCGGCTTCGTGGCAGGCGTACTATCCGATATTTGCCATTGTCCTCGCCAACGCCCTCCTTTTGGCCGTGGGTGGGTTCGTGCTCCGCAGGAACAGGTACCTGGCCGACGCGGCCGTGATTGTGATCCTCTCCCTCCTGGGGGCCCTCCTGGCGAGCTGGGTCGGTGGGCACCTCGGCTACGGTATGGTGGGTCCCGATAGATGGGTCGGCAAAAAACTGGCCGAGGAGTTCGGCCTTCAGGCGGGGTTCATGAAGGACGTGTTCCTCACGGCCTACGTTAAGTACGCCGTCCCCGCCGCCCTTGCGGTCATACTGGTTCTCTTCCTCCTGTCCCGGCTCTCTCTAAGCAGGAAGCAGCGGGGCCTGGTCGTACTGATAGGTGCCGTTCTGCTCCTCTGGGTGTTCCTCAGGTACCTGGGAACCCTCGATTCGGTGCTGGAGACGCTGTTCCGTGAGGCCCCGATAGCGGAGACCCAGAGGACGTCCTTTAATGACTGGTGGACTGCCTACGGGATAGTCGGCCTCGTGTTCCCCCTGTTCTTCCTGCGCTTTTTCAGGGGGACGAAGCCGGCGGACTTTCTCCTCCTCGGGACGGCCGTAGTCCTGCTGCCGATGGCGCTCATCTGGACCCGCTTCCTGTTCATCGCATCTCCTGCAGTTGCCCTTATGGCCGGCATCGGCCTGACGTCCCTCTGGAAGCTTTCGGGCGGGCTCCGGGGGAGGTTGCCCCCCGGAAAAGTCAGGAAGGCGGCATCCATCGCGGTGATCCTGCTCGTGGCCGGTGTCCCCGCTGTGGCGGCGTACCAGGGAGTTAAAACGACACTCTCCGTCCATCCTCTGGCAAATGAGCATTGGGAGGAGGCCCTTGCCTATCTGGGGGAGCACTCGAACCCCAACGACGTCGTCCTGACGTGGTGGGACGAGGGGCACTGGGTAACGTATTTCTCGGGGAGGGCTCCTGTGGCCCAGGGGAGTCCTAGTGGATGGGTCGCTAAGTATTACCTGGGACTGGCGAAAGATAACGGTCTAATGAATCTGGGCGTTGACTACGTCATCGTTTCGTACGACCTTCTGGTGAAGTTTGGGGCCGTCGTTGATACCGCCGGGGGCCCCTCCGGCTACTCTCTAGCGGTTCTGCCGCTGGTGCAGACCTACGGCAACATGCTGGTGTTCTCTTCGGGAGGATACTCCGTAATGGCGGCCCCGGGCAGGGACAGCTGGGACGTGAAGGTCAACATCGGGGGCGCGTTCCTGCTGCCTGAGGGGGCGTTTGTGGAGCACGGGGGCTCGGTCAAAAGGGTAGAGCTGTCCAGCAGGCCGACCTCCAACGTTTACGTTTATATGAACCTCGACTATGGCTACGCAGTCCTCGTTAACGAAAAGACGCTGAACACCCCCTTGGGAAGGCTCATGCTCACCGGTGATTATCCCGAGGGGTACACGCTCCTCTACTCCGACGGCGGCCTGGTGAAGATCTTCAGGTTCAGCCACCCCAACGTCGTCGTGACCGCCGGGAATGGCTCCGTGATACTGAAGTTTGAGAATGCCACCGGGACGGGGATCGGAATCTTCGGATACCTGGACAACGGCACTCTCGTCTTCAAGAAGTGGTACGGGGTTAAAGGAAAGGACGAGTTCCCCCTGCCTGATGACCTGAATGGAAGCGTTGTCATCCGCTACACCTACGTCCAGAAGAAGACCGTGCTCGACAGGGGCGTGTTCAGAATAGACGACGTCCTTCACGGGACGGGAGGTTGA
- a CDS encoding ribbon-helix-helix domain-containing protein, translating to MAEEKKYTTVSIPKPLYDKIKARIEGTGFTSVSDYVTYVLREVLASLEEEEKEEVFTEEEEEKVKERLRALGYLD from the coding sequence ATGGCTGAGGAGAAGAAGTACACGACCGTTTCCATACCAAAGCCCCTCTACGACAAGATTAAGGCCAGAATAGAGGGCACCGGGTTCACTTCGGTCTCGGACTACGTCACCTATGTCCTCCGCGAGGTTCTGGCAAGCCTCGAAGAGGAGGAGAAGGAGGAAGTCTTCACCGAGGAGGAGGAAGAGAAGGTCAAGGAGAGGCTTCGCGCCCTTGGCTACCTTGACTGA
- the sat gene encoding sulfate adenylyltransferase: protein MVSKPHGGRLVRRLVAERTRERILGEQREYPRVDIDHGRAIDLENIAHGVYSPLKGFLTSDDFESVLDHMRLSDDTPWTIPIVLDVRERTFDEGDAILLYYDDLPIARMHVEEIYTYDKREFAVKVFKTDDVNHPGVARVMDMGDYLVGGEIELLNELPNPFAKYTLRPVETRVLFKERGWKTIVAFQTRNVPHLGHEYVQKAALTFVDGLFINPVLGRKKKGDYKDNVIIKAYETLFEHYYPKNAATLATVRYEMRYAGPREAIHHAIMRKNFGATHFIVGRDHAGVGDYYGPYEAWDLFGEFPDLGITPMFIRESFYCRKCGGMVNAKICPHDKEFHVHISGTKLRKMIMTGEHPPEYMMRPEVFEVVRSFENPFVE, encoded by the coding sequence ATGGTCTCAAAGCCGCACGGAGGCAGACTCGTCAGGAGGCTCGTTGCCGAGAGAACCCGCGAGAGGATTCTGGGCGAGCAGAGGGAGTACCCGCGCGTCGATATAGACCACGGCAGGGCCATAGACCTTGAGAACATCGCACACGGCGTTTATTCACCGCTTAAAGGCTTCCTCACGAGCGACGACTTCGAGAGCGTCCTCGACCACATGCGCCTGAGCGACGACACGCCCTGGACGATCCCGATAGTGCTCGACGTGAGGGAGAGAACCTTCGACGAGGGCGATGCGATACTCCTGTATTACGACGACCTGCCAATAGCTAGAATGCACGTCGAGGAGATTTACACCTACGACAAGAGGGAATTCGCGGTCAAGGTCTTCAAGACCGACGACGTTAACCACCCCGGCGTCGCCAGGGTCATGGACATGGGGGACTACCTCGTCGGCGGTGAGATAGAGCTCCTCAACGAGCTCCCGAACCCCTTCGCCAAGTACACCCTCAGGCCGGTCGAGACGAGGGTTCTCTTCAAGGAGCGCGGCTGGAAGACGATAGTTGCCTTCCAGACCAGGAACGTGCCGCACCTCGGCCACGAGTACGTGCAGAAAGCGGCACTAACCTTCGTCGACGGTCTCTTCATCAACCCCGTCCTTGGAAGGAAAAAGAAGGGCGACTACAAGGACAATGTCATAATCAAGGCCTACGAGACGCTATTTGAGCACTACTACCCGAAGAACGCCGCTACTCTCGCGACCGTCCGCTACGAGATGCGCTATGCCGGCCCGAGGGAAGCTATACACCACGCGATAATGAGGAAGAACTTCGGTGCGACGCACTTCATCGTGGGAAGAGACCACGCTGGAGTCGGCGACTACTACGGGCCCTACGAGGCATGGGACCTCTTCGGAGAGTTCCCTGACCTTGGAATAACCCCAATGTTCATCCGCGAATCCTTCTACTGCAGGAAATGCGGAGGCATGGTCAACGCGAAGATCTGCCCCCATGACAAAGAGTTCCACGTCCACATAAGCGGCACCAAGCTCAGGAAGATGATAATGACCGGAGAACATCCTCCCGAGTACATGATGAGGCCAGAGGTCTTTGAGGTCGTGAGGAGCTTTGAGAACCCGTTCGTTGAGTGA
- a CDS encoding DHH family phosphoesterase: MNLIIHHWDTDGVASSALLVRALALGEFTNLTAPIGEFRFDERLWKAIERAERLYVLDFNVPNEVEKVKVPTLFIDHHTQPRIKNPLVEQVNPSLDGDYYPSCSLVVSEHFGLFNAWSALGVIGDIGERAFEIERVRELLRKANLSRGEALRLVELIDSNYIAMEREAVEEAVRVLLENDVRNLLEYGPWVRKAEAIRDAIEGALSSAEERKGFAFAGFESPFNIISKVARKLVWELGYRGAVVVNRNFHGKAQVYFRVSPEEAQRIDMAGVIERVKALGANAGGKREVLGCVCERDKIEDVLTIIEEHLR, from the coding sequence GTGAACCTAATCATCCACCACTGGGACACCGACGGGGTGGCATCTTCAGCGCTGCTGGTTAGGGCGCTCGCTCTGGGGGAGTTCACCAACTTAACGGCTCCGATCGGTGAGTTCCGCTTCGACGAGCGGCTGTGGAAAGCAATTGAAAGGGCGGAGAGGCTCTACGTCCTCGACTTCAACGTGCCCAATGAAGTCGAGAAGGTTAAGGTTCCGACGCTCTTCATAGACCACCACACCCAGCCGAGGATCAAAAACCCCCTCGTGGAGCAGGTGAACCCCTCCCTGGACGGTGACTACTATCCTTCCTGCTCACTCGTCGTCTCGGAGCACTTCGGCCTCTTCAACGCCTGGAGCGCCCTTGGGGTAATCGGCGACATCGGAGAGAGGGCATTTGAGATTGAAAGGGTCAGAGAACTCCTCCGGAAAGCGAACCTCTCGCGGGGGGAAGCCTTAAGGCTAGTTGAACTGATTGACTCCAACTACATAGCGATGGAGAGGGAAGCCGTCGAGGAAGCCGTAAGGGTTCTCCTCGAAAACGACGTCAGAAACCTCCTCGAATACGGGCCCTGGGTCAGGAAGGCGGAAGCGATAAGGGACGCAATAGAGGGCGCCCTTTCGAGCGCCGAGGAGAGGAAGGGCTTTGCCTTCGCCGGCTTTGAGAGCCCCTTCAACATAATCTCCAAGGTCGCAAGGAAGCTCGTCTGGGAGCTGGGCTACCGCGGCGCGGTCGTTGTAAACAGGAACTTCCACGGGAAGGCGCAGGTGTACTTCCGAGTCTCCCCGGAGGAAGCCCAAAGGATAGACATGGCCGGGGTCATCGAACGTGTTAAAGCCCTTGGAGCCAACGCCGGCGGCAAGAGGGAAGTGCTAGGCTGCGTCTGCGAGAGGGATAAAATCGAGGACGTCCTCACAATCATTGAAGAGCACCTGAGGTGA
- a CDS encoding alkaline phosphatase family protein, whose translation MEFEKKVREGMAETRKVFVIGLDSAPPELLFNRFIDDMPNVKKLLEKSVYGPMQTGIPAITIPMWMVMVTGKTPGELGLYGFRHRTGYSYTDYWIAHSKKVKEPTLWDYLGERGKKSIIVGVPPTYPPKPINGHLVSCFITPDASVDYTYPKELKGEIERLVGEYIFDVPFRREAKDEVKEGIWEMTEKRFEVIRYLLQEKEWDYFHFVEIGLDRLHHAFWRYFDENHHLYPGRGNKYENVIPDYYRLLDKEIGKTLELIDLDETAVFIVSDHGIKAMHGNFAVNQWLAEEGLLKVRNPEVLHDGKIKRFESLEVDWKETTAWGWGGYYSRVFLNVLGREKEGKIPLSKFEKVRDEVAEQIKSIRGPNGERWDTKVFYPEDIYPVAKGSKPDIMVYFDNLNWRAAGTVGHPSNYLPENDTGPDDANHSEFGVFSMYLPGFDESKATQLTIYDFAPTMLRLFGIEEPLREMHGRSIL comes from the coding sequence ATGGAGTTTGAGAAGAAGGTCAGGGAAGGTATGGCCGAGACCAGGAAGGTCTTCGTCATAGGGTTAGATTCGGCCCCGCCGGAGCTCCTGTTCAACCGCTTCATCGACGACATGCCCAACGTGAAAAAGCTCCTCGAAAAATCTGTCTACGGCCCGATGCAGACGGGAATCCCGGCCATCACAATCCCGATGTGGATGGTGATGGTCACCGGCAAGACGCCGGGCGAGCTCGGGCTCTACGGGTTCAGACACAGGACAGGATACTCCTACACGGACTACTGGATCGCCCACAGCAAAAAGGTCAAGGAGCCGACCCTCTGGGACTACCTCGGGGAGAGGGGCAAAAAGTCGATAATCGTCGGCGTCCCGCCGACCTACCCGCCGAAGCCGATCAACGGCCACCTCGTGAGCTGCTTCATAACCCCCGATGCCAGCGTGGACTACACCTACCCGAAGGAGCTGAAGGGCGAGATCGAAAGATTGGTTGGGGAGTACATCTTCGACGTGCCCTTCAGGAGGGAGGCCAAGGACGAGGTGAAAGAGGGCATCTGGGAGATGACGGAGAAGAGGTTCGAGGTGATAAGGTACCTCCTCCAGGAGAAGGAGTGGGACTACTTCCACTTCGTCGAGATAGGCCTCGACAGGCTCCACCACGCCTTCTGGCGCTACTTTGATGAAAACCACCACCTCTACCCGGGCAGAGGCAACAAATACGAGAACGTCATCCCGGACTACTACAGGCTCCTCGATAAGGAGATAGGGAAAACGCTTGAGCTCATCGACCTCGACGAGACCGCTGTCTTCATCGTCTCTGACCACGGGATAAAGGCCATGCACGGAAACTTCGCAGTTAACCAGTGGCTGGCCGAGGAGGGCCTGCTGAAGGTGAGGAACCCGGAGGTTCTCCACGATGGGAAAATCAAGCGCTTCGAGAGCTTGGAGGTAGACTGGAAGGAGACCACCGCATGGGGATGGGGCGGCTACTACTCCCGCGTCTTCCTCAACGTCCTCGGAAGGGAGAAGGAAGGAAAGATACCACTCTCGAAGTTCGAGAAAGTCAGAGACGAGGTCGCGGAGCAGATAAAGTCAATCCGCGGCCCGAACGGCGAGAGGTGGGACACGAAGGTGTTCTACCCGGAGGATATCTATCCGGTGGCGAAGGGAAGCAAGCCGGACATAATGGTCTACTTCGACAACCTCAACTGGCGCGCCGCTGGAACCGTCGGCCACCCGAGCAACTATTTACCTGAGAACGACACCGGCCCGGATGACGCCAACCACTCCGAGTTTGGAGTCTTCTCGATGTATCTGCCGGGCTTCGATGAGAGCAAAGCAACTCAGCTGACAATCTACGACTTCGCGCCGACGATGCTGAGGCTCTTTGGGATAGAGGAGCCGCTGAGAGAGATGCACGGGAGGAGCATCCTATAA
- the cysC gene encoding adenylyl-sulfate kinase, which translates to MTGLQNLEKGFTIWLTGPSGAGKTTLAVKLARKLREMGYRVEILDGDTIRKTLYPELGFSKEAREMHNRVVIHMAKLLSRNGVIAIVSLISPYKTVREYARKEIGDFIEVYVYAPLEVRIQRDPKGLYAKAIRGEIKGLTGYDGIYEEPENPEVKVDSSKMTPEEEVEAVIQKAREMGYLP; encoded by the coding sequence ATGACCGGGCTTCAAAACCTCGAAAAGGGATTCACGATCTGGCTCACGGGGCCGAGCGGGGCCGGAAAAACGACCCTTGCAGTCAAGCTCGCCAGGAAGCTCAGGGAGATGGGCTACCGCGTCGAGATACTCGACGGCGACACGATAAGGAAGACGTTGTACCCTGAGCTCGGCTTCTCGAAGGAAGCGAGGGAGATGCACAACAGGGTTGTAATCCACATGGCCAAGCTCCTCAGCAGGAACGGGGTCATAGCGATAGTCTCTCTGATCTCGCCATACAAAACAGTCCGCGAGTACGCCAGGAAGGAGATAGGGGACTTCATCGAGGTCTACGTCTACGCTCCTTTAGAGGTCAGAATCCAGCGCGACCCCAAGGGGCTCTACGCCAAGGCGATACGCGGTGAGATAAAGGGCCTCACCGGCTACGATGGAATTTACGAGGAGCCCGAGAACCCGGAGGTCAAAGTGGACAGCTCGAAGATGACGCCGGAGGAGGAAGTCGAGGCAGTGATTCAGAAGGCCCGCGAGATGGGCTACCTGCCCTGA
- a CDS encoding sulfite exporter TauE/SafE family protein, protein MLTFVGLGLLVGFLVGLTGVGGGALMTPSLMFLGVEPLTAVGTDLLYATVTRVFGVFFHQRKGRMRYDIALRLFAGSVPAIILGGILLREIDREVLNDYLTLLLGLILVVSAVLSLLKGEIHIPIKPRWAYVYLLGFVVGLTVQFTSVGAGVIVSFTLMNVARLDPRDVVGVTIVYGLALSGFSFLNYAGIGGVDYGLAGTLILGTVPGVYLGTHINRSADREKLKMAINVIILLIGLFTLLGG, encoded by the coding sequence TTGCTGACCTTCGTTGGACTGGGCCTTTTAGTGGGCTTCCTCGTCGGCCTCACCGGTGTTGGCGGCGGGGCCCTGATGACGCCCTCCCTCATGTTCCTCGGGGTCGAACCCCTAACCGCTGTGGGAACCGACCTTCTCTACGCAACGGTCACGAGGGTTTTCGGCGTCTTTTTCCATCAGAGGAAGGGCAGGATGAGGTACGACATAGCGCTCCGCCTTTTTGCGGGGAGCGTTCCGGCAATAATCCTCGGGGGGATACTCCTCCGTGAGATCGACAGGGAGGTTCTTAACGATTACCTGACCCTCCTCCTCGGGCTCATCCTCGTGGTGAGTGCAGTCCTCAGCCTCCTGAAGGGCGAAATTCACATCCCTATCAAACCAAGGTGGGCCTACGTCTACCTGCTCGGCTTCGTGGTGGGATTGACCGTCCAGTTCACCTCCGTTGGAGCGGGTGTGATAGTGAGCTTCACGCTGATGAACGTGGCGAGACTCGACCCCAGGGACGTTGTCGGCGTGACTATAGTCTACGGACTGGCGCTCTCTGGGTTCAGCTTCCTGAACTACGCGGGCATCGGTGGGGTTGATTACGGCCTCGCGGGAACGCTGATCCTTGGGACAGTTCCCGGGGTTTACCTCGGCACCCACATCAACAGGAGTGCGGACAGGGAGAAGCTTAAAATGGCCATAAACGTGATAATCCTGCTGATAGGGCTCTTCACACTGCTGGGTGGGTGA
- a CDS encoding flippase — protein sequence MNRALQRIARGTGIVFAGTVISMALGFLTRALIARSLDRSHYGVFSLTLTVLNIGLTFALLGLANGLPRELSRYYKKEPERIPELVSTALILVAISSFMIGAVTVFTAPFISGILNEALLPPALRLAAVSIPFIGLSRVFISVSRGAGRVRENVYYQNIVVPSIFLILTVIAVLTDRGLTGILLAYVISQAAGFLILTFETLRLKFLPKRPVFRGGLAKELLLFSFPLMLTGILGYIMNWTDTLMIGYYYDSDTVGLYNAAAPVARLLPIFLNSAGFLYVPIATVFFARNQLEEMKRIYQIMTRWIFLLTFPLFLFMFAFPEVMIATFFGTKYVGAATALRILAAGFMFHTFLGLNGMSLTVIGETNANLVGNFFAAVANIGLNIVLIPLYGINGAAAATAVSFIVANVFRSGWLYRKTGIHPFSVSYVKQIMAASAVLGLLLIAETPSSGIWGVLVVLSLSFAFYLVLLLVMKSVEMEDIELLEAVGKKFGVNLDRVIKLLARFI from the coding sequence GTGAACCGTGCACTTCAGAGGATTGCGAGGGGGACGGGGATTGTCTTTGCCGGGACGGTTATCTCAATGGCGCTCGGTTTTTTGACAAGGGCGCTAATAGCCAGGTCGCTCGACAGGAGTCACTACGGAGTATTTTCCCTGACGCTGACGGTTCTGAACATCGGGCTCACCTTTGCCCTCCTGGGCCTTGCAAACGGCCTCCCAAGGGAGCTTTCGAGATACTACAAGAAGGAGCCCGAAAGGATCCCGGAGCTCGTATCAACGGCCCTTATTCTCGTCGCAATTTCATCCTTCATGATCGGAGCAGTTACAGTGTTCACCGCCCCCTTCATCTCGGGGATCCTTAATGAAGCACTCCTCCCGCCTGCACTCAGGCTGGCCGCGGTTTCTATACCCTTCATAGGGCTTTCCCGGGTGTTCATCTCCGTCTCCCGCGGGGCCGGCCGTGTTCGGGAAAACGTGTATTACCAGAACATCGTGGTTCCCTCAATTTTCCTGATCCTCACTGTGATTGCAGTCCTGACGGATAGGGGGCTGACGGGGATCCTTCTGGCCTACGTCATCTCCCAGGCCGCGGGTTTTCTGATTCTTACCTTTGAAACGCTCAGGCTTAAGTTCCTACCAAAAAGGCCCGTATTCCGGGGCGGGCTTGCAAAGGAGCTCCTCCTGTTTTCGTTCCCGCTCATGCTGACGGGAATCCTGGGCTACATCATGAACTGGACTGACACCCTTATGATAGGGTACTATTACGACTCGGACACCGTCGGCCTCTACAACGCTGCCGCACCGGTGGCCAGGCTGCTCCCCATATTCCTCAATTCCGCGGGTTTCCTTTACGTGCCGATAGCGACGGTGTTCTTTGCCCGCAATCAGCTCGAAGAGATGAAAAGGATATACCAGATAATGACCAGATGGATCTTCCTGCTCACCTTCCCCCTGTTCCTTTTCATGTTCGCGTTCCCGGAGGTCATGATAGCAACGTTCTTTGGCACCAAGTATGTGGGAGCTGCCACTGCCCTCCGGATACTGGCGGCGGGCTTTATGTTCCATACCTTCCTCGGCCTCAACGGAATGAGCCTTACCGTTATCGGGGAGACCAACGCCAACCTTGTGGGCAACTTCTTCGCCGCCGTGGCGAACATCGGCCTCAACATCGTCCTAATTCCGCTGTACGGGATCAACGGCGCCGCTGCAGCCACCGCGGTCTCCTTCATAGTGGCAAACGTGTTCCGTTCCGGGTGGCTCTACAGGAAGACGGGCATACACCCCTTCAGCGTGAGCTACGTTAAGCAGATCATGGCCGCTTCTGCAGTTTTGGGACTGCTCCTTATTGCCGAAACTCCATCCTCCGGCATCTGGGGGGTGCTGGTCGTCCTGTCGTTGTCCTTTGCCTTCTACCTGGTGCTCCTTCTTGTTATGAAAAGCGTTGAAATGGAGGACATTGAGCTGCTGGAGGCCGTTGGAAAAAAGTTCGGGGTGAACCTGGATCGGGTCATTAAACTTCTCGCGAGGTTTATCTGA
- a CDS encoding glucose-1-phosphate thymidylyltransferase: protein MKALILSGGHGTRLRPLTYSQQKQLIPVANKPVLFYAIEDVIEAGIHEIGIIVGPNKEQVMETVKRVDWDAEIEFIYQGEPKGLAHAILVAKDFLGDDDFVMYLGDNILREGIVRHREHFENGNFDASILLQEVPNPQQFGVVELSEDGKTIRRLVEKPRVPPSNLALVGIYFFKPVIHEAVRNIKPSWRNELEITDAIQWLIDHGYRVGWTKVQNWWKDTGKPEDILDANRLILDDIKTDVRIHTNARIHGRVVIGEGTVIDEDTVIKGPVVIGKNVRIMNSYIGPYTSIGDNVVIENTEIEDSIILEGSEIRNAGRIVESLIGRGVKIINGTSHPFGRKLVIGDNSRLIL, encoded by the coding sequence ATGAAGGCCCTTATTCTCTCCGGTGGTCACGGCACGAGGCTGAGGCCCCTTACATATTCCCAGCAGAAGCAGCTCATCCCTGTGGCGAACAAGCCAGTCCTGTTCTACGCCATCGAGGACGTCATCGAGGCCGGCATTCACGAGATTGGGATCATCGTCGGCCCGAACAAGGAGCAGGTGATGGAGACCGTTAAGCGCGTCGATTGGGACGCTGAGATAGAGTTCATCTACCAGGGCGAGCCGAAGGGGCTGGCCCACGCAATACTGGTGGCTAAAGACTTCCTTGGCGATGATGACTTCGTTATGTACCTCGGTGACAACATCCTCAGGGAGGGGATAGTGAGGCACAGGGAACACTTCGAGAATGGAAACTTCGACGCCAGCATACTCCTCCAGGAGGTTCCGAACCCCCAGCAGTTCGGCGTTGTGGAGCTGAGCGAGGACGGAAAGACCATAAGGCGGCTCGTCGAGAAGCCCAGGGTGCCTCCGAGCAACCTGGCGCTGGTAGGGATCTACTTCTTCAAGCCCGTCATCCACGAGGCGGTGAGGAACATAAAGCCCTCCTGGAGGAACGAGCTTGAGATAACCGACGCGATCCAGTGGCTCATCGACCACGGCTACCGTGTGGGATGGACGAAGGTCCAGAACTGGTGGAAGGACACGGGGAAGCCGGAGGACATCCTCGACGCCAACAGGCTCATCCTGGACGATATCAAGACCGACGTCCGGATACACACCAACGCGCGCATCCACGGGAGGGTCGTCATCGGCGAGGGCACCGTAATAGACGAGGACACTGTGATAAAGGGCCCCGTGGTCATCGGGAAAAACGTCAGGATAATGAACTCCTACATAGGCCCCTACACGAGCATCGGCGACAACGTCGTCATTGAGAACACCGAGATCGAGGACTCGATAATCCTTGAGGGGAGTGAGATACGGAACGCTGGGAGGATAGTTGAGAGCCTTATCGGACGGGGAGTGAAAATAATAAACGGCACCTCTCACCCGTTCGGCAGGAAGCTGGTCATCGGCGACAACTCAAGGTTGATACTGTGA